In Methylobacterium sp. WL1, the sequence TCGACCCGCTTCGTCGGGGCGATCCTGGAGGAGGCCGACCTGTCCGAGGCCGACCTCTCGGGCGCGGATTTCGCCGGCATCGTGGCGGGCCAGGTCAAGCTGTCCGCCGCCATGCTGGAGGATGCCCGCTTCGGACAGGCGGCGATGCGCTTCGCGGACCTGTCGGGGGCACTCCTCGACGGGGCCAACTTCACGGATGCCGACCTCTGGGGCGCCGACTTTTCCGGCGCCGACGCGGACGACACGGTGTTCCGCAACGCGCGGCTCGACGAGGCCAAGCTCGCCGACGCCAACCTCACCCACGCGGATTTCGAGGGCGCCAGCCTGGCCAAGGCGACGCTGGCGGGATCGCGCCTGCGCGGCGCCAAGTTCACCGGGGCGAAGCTGGACGGCGCAGACCTATCCGGCGCCGACCTTTCGGACACCGATCTCGTCCGGCTCAACCTCGCCACCTGCCGGCTGCGGCACGCACGCTTCGCGGGCGCTTGGCTCAACGGCACCCGGATGAGCGTCGAGCAGCTCGGCGGTGCCGTCGGCGAGGAGGTGGCGGGCGCCTACGAGCTGGCGCAGGCGAGCTACCTCGCCCTGGAGCAGAACTGGAAGAGCATCGGCAGCCACGATGCGGCCAGCTGGGCCTACAAGCGCGGTCGCCGCATGGGCCGTGTCCATGCCGGGCAACAGGCACGCGCCGCCTGGGCCGAGCGGGACGGGGCTGGCATCCTGCGCCACGGCTACCGCTGGACCGCCGACCGCTTCGTCGAGTGGCTGTGCGATTACGGCGAGAGCCTGTCGCGCATCGCCCGGGCCTTCGCGCTCCTGATCGTCGTATTTGCGGGCCTCTATGGCCTGACCGGCGGCCTGATCGTGCTGGAGGGTCCCGAGGCGGGACCGACCTACAACCCAATCGATCTGATGAGCTACAGCGCGCTCAACATGATGACGGCCAACCCACCGGAGATCGGCCTGAAGCCGACCGGACG encodes:
- a CDS encoding pentapeptide repeat-containing protein produces the protein MDQVTPRNVEPRLRGLLDLIASGTPVREPGLDLAHVDAGARALTELDAARADPESGGLSLAGSDLSRARMEEADLSGANLRRASLTGAVGRSTRFVGAILEEADLSEADLSGADFAGIVAGQVKLSAAMLEDARFGQAAMRFADLSGALLDGANFTDADLWGADFSGADADDTVFRNARLDEAKLADANLTHADFEGASLAKATLAGSRLRGAKFTGAKLDGADLSGADLSDTDLVRLNLATCRLRHARFAGAWLNGTRMSVEQLGGAVGEEVAGAYELAQASYLALEQNWKSIGSHDAASWAYKRGRRMGRVHAGQQARAAWAERDGAGILRHGYRWTADRFVEWLCDYGESLSRIARAFALLIVVFAGLYGLTGGLIVLEGPEAGPTYNPIDLMSYSALNMMTANPPEIGLKPTGRVTNLLVGLEGAAGIILMGLYGFVLGNRLRR